In Candidatus Thiopontia autotrophica, the genomic window GACAGAGGTCGATCATATTGCCCGACAGCTCTGAACTCAGGGTTTTACGTACATAGGTACCAATCTCCATATGATCACCACGTCCGGTACCACCAAGCTCTGTTACTCCAGCAATCTCTGTGCTGAAACGTATACAGCGGGTACAGTGGATACAGCGAGTCATCTCGGTTGATACCAGAGAACCATAATCCTTGTCTTTTACAATCCGCTTGTTCTCACCATATCTGGCTTTATATCCTCCATACCCCAGAGCCATCTCCTGCAGATCACACTCCCCGCCCTGATCACATACCGGGCAGTCCAGTGGATGGTTGATCAGCAGGAACTCCATCACGCTCTTCTGTGCAGCAATGGCTTTTGGTGACTTTGTCCACGCCTTCATGCCGTCAGTTACCGGGGTTGCACAGGCAGGGAGCATCTTTGGTGCATTCTCAACCTCAACCAGACACATCCGACAGTTGGCTGAGACAGAGAGTTTCTTGTGATAACAGAAACGCGGGATCGAGATGTTATTGGCATCAGCAACCTCAATCAACATCTGCCCCTGCCTGGCTTCAAGCTGAGTATTGTTGATTTCAACAGTAACTATGTCTTTCTGCGTATCCATTGTCATTAATAGTCTCTAAAGTTTCGACAGTCCTGTATCTACAGCACGTTCAGGCACATCCCTGTGTCACTCGGCTACACCCATCCAGGGCACAGACGGCTGTAGCTGCAGGATTGTCAAAACTTATACAAATATTCATATCTCTCTCTACCAGTCCGATGTCACCATGCACTGCTTGTGGTCAATATGGTGCTGGAATTCATCACGATAATGTTTCAGGAAGCTGCGTACAGGCATCGCCGCTGCATCTCCCAACGCACAGATGGTGTTGCCCTCAATGTTTCCAGCTACACTGTCGAGCAGATCAATATCTTCCTGAGCTCCACTGCCATCCTCAATTCTCTGGGTTACCCGTGAGAGCCAACCCGTACCCTCACGGCACGGGGTGCACTGCCCGCAGGACTCCTCATAATAGAAGTAGGCCAGACGGGCCAGAACCCGTGGCATGCAGGTAGTCTCATCCATCACGATCACAGAGCCTGCACCAAGCATGGAACCCGCTGATGCGATGGAGTCATAGTCCATATTGATCTCCATCATCTGCTCGCCCGGTACTACTGGAGTAGATGATCCGCCCGGAATTACAGCCTTCAGTTGGTGTCCATCTCGAACTCCGCCTGCCATCTCCAGCAGTTCGGAGAATGGTGTTCCCATTGGAACTTCGTAGTTCCCAGGCCTATTTACATGGCCTGATACGGAAAACAGTTTCTCCCCTCCAGCATTGGGTAGCCCCTGATCGAGGAACCACTGTCCACCTTTAGAGAGAATAACCGGAATAGAGGCGAGACTCTCTGTGTTATTTATTGTGGTGGGACGACCATAGAGACCAAATCCGGCAGGGAATGGCGGCTTGAAACGCGGCTGCCCCTTCTTGCCCTCAATGGAATTCAGTAGTGCTGTCTCTTCACCACAGACATAGGCACCAGCACCAAGATGGGAGTGGAGCTGAAAGTCAAAACCGCTACCGAGAATATTATCTCCCAGCAGTCCGGCGGCACGCGCCTCTTCCAGTGCCCCCTCAAAGCGGCTGTATGGCTCCCAGAACTCGCCGCGGATATAGTTGTAGCCAGCCGATGCGCCGATACAGTAACCGGCAATAATCATCCCCTCAATCAGTTGATGAGGGTTGTAGCGGAGGATGTCACGGTCCTTGCAGGTTCCAGGCTCACCCTCGTCCGAATTGCAGACTATATATTTCTGTCCCGGCGCACTACGGGGCATAAAGCTCCACTTCAGCCCGGTTGGAAAACCTGCACCACCGCGTCCACGCAGGGCAGATAGTTTAATCTCTTCAATCAACTCTTCTGGCGAGGTTTTCTCACCAAGTATTTTTTTTACCACCTCATAGCCGCCACTGCTCTGGTAGGCGGCGAGGGTCCAGGAGTTCTCGAGGTGGTTATTTCTGAAACAGACCTGATTAGCCATGGTTAGCTCTCCTGCCTCAGTTCGTCGAGTAGACTGTCAATCTTCTCGGGGTTGAGGTGCTCATGGTAGTGCTCCCCCACCTGCATGACCGGGGCATTGACACAGGCACCCAGACACTCCACCTCTTTCAGAGAGAAGACTCCATCTTCGGTAACCTCACCAAATCCAATACCAAGCTTCTCTTCAAGGTGATCAACAACCCCTTTTGAATTTCTCAACATGCAGGATATGTTGGTGCAGACACAGAGTTTGTGTTTACCGACCGGTTTATGTTCATACATGGAGTAGAAGGTGGCAACCTCGTAGACATTGATTGGCGGCATATCCAGATACTCGGCCACCTCATCCATCATTTCCGTGGTCAGTGATCCACTATTTTCGTCCTGGACAATACGCAGTGCAGCCATTACTGCAGACTGCTTCTGCTCTTCTGGATATTTTTCAATCCAGCGATCAATGTCTGCACGTGCTGCTTCTGAGATTGTCATGCCCATTACAAATCTCCACCGACAGCACGGTTCAGCTCATAACAATATGGGAAATTCAGCACGTTGCGAGTATATCCATATACGCTCGACTGCGGCCATCCCTGGCCACTGACGGCTGAATTTCCCATATTGTCATAACCTATGTAATGCTTGTTCATCGATCAATCTCACCAAATACAACGTCCATGGTACCAATCACTGTTACCACATCAGCCAGCATATGTCCCTTAACCATATCTTCCATGGCAGCCAGATGGGCAAAACCTGGGGCTCTAATCTTGAGTCGGTAGGGCTTGTTTGCACCATCAGAGAGAATATAGGTGCCAAACTCTCCCTTGGGATGCTCTACCGCTGCATAGGCCTCACCCTTGGGAATTGTGTATCCCTCTGTAAAGTATTTGAAGTGGTGGATCAGTGACTCCATCCCCTCCTTCATCTCTGCACGCGGTGGTGGAGCCACCTTCTGGTCAGCAGCCATAACCGGCCCTGAATTACTCTTCAACCAATCTACACACTGCTTGATGATGCGGTTTGATTGGCGCATCTCCTCCATTCTGACCAGATAACGATCGTAACTGTCGCCATTTACTCCAACCGGAATCTCAAAATCAAGTCTGTCATAGACCTCGTAAGGCTCCTTGCGACGCAGGTCCCATGGAATGCCGGAACCTCGGATCATTGGTCCTGTAAACCCAAGCTGCCTGGCCAGATCCGGGGGAATAATGCCGATATCAACAGTCCGCTGTTTCCAGATACGGTTATCGGTTAGAAGAGTCTCGTACTCATCAACCAGTTTGGGGAAACGCTCGGTAAAGTTCTCGATAAAGTCCAGCACAGAACCATCACGTCCTATATTCTGTCGCTCCAGATCCTTATCGCTTCTCCAGCGATTTGGCTTGTGCTTTGGCATCTCGTCTGGCAGGTCACGATAGACCCCGCCAGGGCGATAATATGCTGCATGCATACGGGCACCGGAGACCGCTTCATAGAGATCCATCAGATCTTCACGCTCACGGAAGCAGTAGAGGAATACTGTCATTGCACCCACGTCCAGCGCATGGGTTCCCAGCCACATCAGGTGGTTGAGGATTCGGGTGATTTCGTCAAACATCACCCTGATATATTGTGCTCTCTCCGGAACCTCCAGCTGCAGCATCTTCTCGATAGTCATCACATATGCGTGTTCATTGCACATCATGGAGACGTAATCGAGTCGATCCATATAGGGGATGCTCTGGTTATACATCCTCTTTTCTGCAAGCTTCTCTGTTGCACGATGCAGTAGACCAATATGTGGATCTGCACGTTCAATCGTCTCGCCGTCCATCTCCAGGATAAGGCGCAACACACCATGCGCAGCAGGGTGCTGAGGACCGAAGTTAAGCGTAAAATTCTTGATCTCTGTCGCTGACTCAGACATAGCGATTGTCCTTGCGCACTACACGTGGAGTATTCACCCTCTCCTCAATGGATACAGGCTCATAAACAACCCTCTTCTGCAGATCGTCATATCGCATCTCGACATTGCCAACCATAGGGAAGTCCTTGCGGAATGGGTGTCCAATAAAACCGTAGTCAGTTAAAATTCTTCTAAGATCTGGATGCCCATCAAATACAATCCCAAACAGGTCGAACGCCTCTCGTTCATACCAGTTTACAGATTTCCAGATATCGATAACCGATGGCACAATCGGAAATTCATCATCTTCAGCAAAGACGCGCACTCGCAAGCGCTCATTAAGACGGGTAGACAGAAGATGAAGAACGACTGCATAACGTCTCCCCGTCCATACCTCCCCTGCCTCTTTTCCATATTCCGAGTAATCAACCCCACAAAGGTCAATCAGCTGATCTAGCTGAAAATGTGCCCTCTCTTGTAGAGCACCACAAAATGCAAGGTAGTCAGATGCGCTAACCTCAACTGTCAGCTCACCAAGCTCATCACTAAACGAGAGCTCCATATCCTCAAACCGCTCCTCAATCCGCTCCTGCAGTGTGTCGTCAGTCAGTGCCATTATTAACGTGCAATTGTGTTGGTACGACGAATCTTGTCGTGCAGTTGAAGAATTCCGTAGAACAGCGCCTCTGCAGTTGGTGGACAACCGGGCACATATATATCTACCGGCACGATACGGTCACAACCACGTACAACTGAATATGAGTAGTGGTAATAGCCTCCACCATTGGCGCAGGATCCCATGGATATTACCCAGCGTGGTTCGGACATCTGGTCATAGACTTTGCGCAGTGCAGGGGCCATCTTGTTGACCAGGGTTCCTGCCACGATCATCACATCAGACTGGCGTGGACTGGGGCGGAAAATCATGCCGAAACGGTCAAGATCATAACGTGCTGCCGCAGAGTGCATCATCTCAACCGCACAACAGGCAAGACCAAAAGTCATTGGCCACATGGAACCAGTACGAGCCCAATTGATAAGTTTGTCAGCAGTGGTGGTTACAACACCCTCTTCAAGTAGCCCCTCTATTCCCATTCCAGAGCCCCCTTCTTCCACTCATAGATAAATCCGATCACCAAAATAGTCAGGAAAATACCCATTGCAACCAGACCCACTACCCCGATCTTGTCGAGCACAATGGCCCATGGAAAGAGGAATGCAATTTCCAGATCAAAGATAATAAAGAGGATTGCGACCAGATAGAAACGTACATCAAACTTCATGCGCGAGTCCTCGAAGGGCTCGAATCCACACTCATAAGGAGAATTCTTCTCTCTGTCTGGACGATGCTCACCTAACAGAAAACCTATAGCTATCGGACCGACTCCGACAGCAAGGCCAATGACAATAAACATCAAAACAGGTAGGTAATTTTCTAACATTATTATTGTATTATTCCCGCTCCATCCAACGGAAAGCCCAGTGTACCTTTTCTCAACAGGATGGACAAAAAAATCCACCCTCTATCTTACCCAAATCTTGCAAGTAATCGTGCAAGCTCCAGGTCTTAAAAAATGGTGCCGAAGGCCGGACTTGAACCGGCACGGCTTACGCCACTACCCCCTCAAGATAGCGTGTCTACCAATTCCACCACTTCGGCAATAAAAACTATCTCTTACTTCTCTTCAGGAACCGGTATGCCACCACTTGGGCCCGCCCCCTGCTCAGTCAACTGCTCAAGAATCTTCTCTTCAACAGGCACCTGCCCCCCTCTCTCTTCAACAGGCTGTAGGCGATCAACCACACTGGTTGCCACCTCTTCCTTATTTCCAGAAAAGTATGCCAAAGAGAGGCTGGTGATGAAAAATATTGTTGCCAATCCGGCAGTTAGTCGTGTCATGAAGGATGCTGACCCCTCAGATCCAAAAACTGTTGCAGAGGCACCACTACCAAATGCAGCGCCCGCATCTGCCCCTTTGCCCTGCTGTATCAAAATAAGTCCAACCATCGCTACTGCCGCGAAAACGTGAACCAATAAAAGTATTGTCTGCATCTTTACTTATCCTGCGGCGCGACCAATTGCGAGGAAATCTTCTGCCTTCAGAGAAGCTCCGCCAATCAATCCACCATCAATATCTGGCTGAGCCAGAAGATCTGCTGCATTACCTGCATTCATGCTGCCGCCGTACTGAATACGCAGACCATCAGCCACTGCCTGATCCTGTTTACCAACATGTGCGCGTATAAAGGCATGAACCTCTTGCGCCTGTTCAGGGGAGGCAGTCTTTCCTGTACCGATTGCCCATACAGGCTCGTAGGCAATAATTGAGTTCTCAAGCGCCGCCACACCATAAGCATTAATTACTGCGTCGATCTGCCGTGCACAAACTGCCTCTGTTACCCCCTCTTCGCGCTCCTCCAGAAGCTCGCCAACACATAGAATTGGAGTAATTCCTGCATCCTGTGCCGCCTTGAACTTTTCTGCCACCAGCTCGTCACTCTCACCACGAATATTACGACGCTCTGAATGACCAACAATTACATATTTACAGTTGAAATCATTAAGCATGGAACCTGCTACCTCACCTGTATAGGCTCCTGATGCTGCATTACTTAGATCTTGTCCGCCCAGTGCGATATCTGTCCCTGCAACCAGTGCCGAGACCTCAGCAAGATAGGCCGCAGGTGGACATACCGCCATCTCGGCGACATTCACCTCTCCGATTCCACTCTTCAGACCAGCCACCAGAGCACGAATACTCTCGAGTGATCCATTCATTTTCCAGTTTCCAGCAATAATTGGCTGACGCATTGGTAACTCCCTTCCACGAAATTGCAGCGGCGAATCTTAGCGATTCAGCGCCAATAAATCAATCTAAATTGGTAACTACTCAACAGATGCTAGGACTACAAAGGGGTCAGGTCTTTACTTTTGCGCGCAAAAGTAAAGACCTGACCCTCCAAGCTGCTTTTTTCAGGGAAAGCCTGCCCGTGCTTGAGCTTAGCTTCCTACCTGTTGCCGAACCACCTCTGCCAACTCTTCAGCCATGGCAGTGACCTCTGCCTCATCCTTCCCTTCTACCATCACCCGAACCAGAGGCTCGGTACCCGATGGACGTAGCAATATGCGCCCTCTATCCCCAAGCCTCTCCTCTGCAGAGCCAACCGCCTGCTGAATCACCTCACTATCGGCAACTCCTCTCTGTTGAAGCGGAACATTGATCATTTTCTGGGGATATAGAGCCACATCTGCAGTCAATTCGGCCATGGTTTTTCCTCTCTCCACCATCTCAAACAACACCTGCAGAGCACTAACCACACCATCACCGGTTGTTGTTCTATCCAGACAGATCAGGTGACCTGATGACTCTCCGCCTATAACCCCACCATTTGCATCCAGCATCTCCAATACATAGCGGTCACCAACTGCCGCCCTCATAAACTGGATGTTATGACTGGCATATGCATGCTCTACACCAAGATTAGTCATCAGGGTCCCAACCACTGGACCACTGAGCGCATTCTGTCGCTGCCTGGAGCGGGCAATAATGTAAAGAAGAAGATCACCATCAATAATCTTGCCACCACTATCAACCATAATGCAGCGATCCCCATCACCATCCAGACCAACACCAAGATCTGCGCCGTGCTTCTTGACCATATCCACCATCACCCCAGGAGAGGTTGAGCCAACCTCATGGTTGATATTCAATCCATCAGGGGTGTTACCTATTACCACAACCTCTGCACCAAGCTCAGTAAATACATGTGGAGCTGTTGCATAGGTCGCTCCATTGGCACAATCGACCACCAGTTTCAGGCCTTGCAGTGAAAAACCTGCAGGAACAGTTCCTTTACAAAATTCAATATATCGCCCAGGCGCATCATCTACGCGGCGGGCCTTGCCCAGATTCGATGATTCAACTGTATTCATAGGCTTCTGTAGCAGCGCCTCAACCTCGTGCTCCCAGCTGTCTGGTAACTTTTTCCCCTCAGCAGAGAAGAACTTGAAGCCATTATCATAAAATGGATTATGTGATGCACTAATCACAACTCCAGCCAGTGCGCGCAAGGTGCGGGTAAGATATGCAACTGCCGGGGTTGGCATAGGTCCCAACAGGCCAACGTCAACTCCTGCTGCGGAAAATCCTGCCTGCAGAGCGGACTCGAACATATATCCAGAGATACGGGTATCCTTGCCGATCAGCACCATGCCATGCTTCTCTCTGGATAAAACCTTGCCTGCAGCATATCCAAGACGCATCGCAAAGTCTGGAGTAATTGGTGGCTCCCCAACCTTCCCACGTATTCCATCAGTACCAAAATAAGTTCTACTCATGCACTCTGCTCCCTAAGCAGGCCTGCACCCAATAGTGCCTCCCTGGTCTCTTTCACATCATGTACCCGCACAATGTCTGCTCCACGCTCTACAGCAACCACTGCTGCTCCGACACTACCCCATACTCTATCTCCAACTGGCGCATCGTCAAGCACTGCTCCAACCATTGACTTCCTTGATATTCCAACAAGCAGGGGGAGATCCAGGCTCTTGAAACCATGCAAATCTCTAAGCAACTTGTAGTTATGTTCCAGTCTCTTGCCAAAACCAAATCCAGGATCTATCAGCAGATTTGATCGTGGGATTCCTGCCAGCTCACAATCGGCAATCCTGCCTCTCAGGAACCTGATAACATCATCAGTAACATCCTCATAATCGGGCGACTCCTGCATGGTTCTCGGCTGCCCCTGCATATGCATCAGAGATACCGGGACATCAAGTAGTGCTGCCATAGCCATGGCACCATCTTCTTGAAGAGCACGAACATCGTTTATCAATCCTGCCCCTGCATTGACTGCGGCCTCCATTACCTCTGGCTTGCTGGTATCAACCGATATGATGACATTTATATTTTTGTGAATAGCCTCAACTACAGGTATTACCCGTTGCAACTCCTCCTCAACAGTTACCGCAGATGCACCTGGCCTGGTTGATTCACCACCAATATCGATGATATCCGCACCACTATTAGCCATGTTGGCAGCCTGAGACAGTGCTGCATTTAGAGCAAGGTACTCTCCCCCATCAGAGAAGGAGTCAGGAGTAACATTGAGAATCCCCATTATCTGGGGAGTGTGAAAATTCAAATCCAGCTCTTCAGTGCTGGTTGGCAGGACCACCTATGGAAGAGTCCGACCCCTTGTCTTTGTCTGTTGACGATATTTCCGCCTTGATCGACTCCTCTGATCCACCCTCGTTATCTGAATCACTCCAATCCTCTGGTGGCTGCGGTGCTCTCCCCTCCATAATATCCTTGATCTGATTTTCATCAATGGTCTCAAAACGAATCAGGGCATCGGCCATCATGTCGAGCTTATCCCGACTGTTTTTCAGGATATCCTCGGAACGTTTGTAATTACGGTCAATCAGTGAACGTATCTCCTCATCAATCAGATGGGCAGTCTCATCAGAGACCTCTTTATGTTTGGTGACAGAACGTCCAAGAAACACCTCTCCCTCCTCTTCAGCATAGGTCAACGGCCCCAGCTTATCGGACAGACCCCATTTCGTAACCATGTTGCGTGCAATATCGGTTGCACGCTCAATATCATTGGAGGCACCAGTGGTAACCGCATCCTTGCCAAACACTATCTCCTCGGCAATACGCCCACCAAAAAGGCTGGATATCTGACTCTCAAGACGCTGTTTGCTGTGGCTGTAGCGATCACCCTCCGGAAGGAACATGGTTACACCCAGAGCCCGTCCACGGGGAATAATTGTCACCTTGTAGACAGGGTCGTGATCAGGAACCGAGAGTCCGACAATCGCGTGCCCAGCCTCATGAAATGCTGTAAGAGCTTTCTCATCATCACTCATCACCATGGAGCGGCGTTCTGCCCCCATCATGATCTTGTCCTTGGCTTTCTCAAACTCAACCATATTGACAAGGCGTTTCCCCGCCTTGGCAGCAAATAGTGCAGCCTCATTAACCAGGTTGGCCAGGTCTGCGCCAGAAAATCCTGGGGTACCACGCGCCAGCACCTTCGGTTTGACATTCTTGGCAACTGGAACCTTGTTCATGTGAACCTTGATAATCTGCTCGCGGCC contains:
- the folP gene encoding dihydropteroate synthase → MGILNVTPDSFSDGGEYLALNAALSQAANMANSGADIIDIGGESTRPGASAVTVEEELQRVIPVVEAIHKNINVIISVDTSKPEVMEAAVNAGAGLINDVRALQEDGAMAMAALLDVPVSLMHMQGQPRTMQESPDYEDVTDDVIRFLRGRIADCELAGIPRSNLLIDPGFGFGKRLEHNYKLLRDLHGFKSLDLPLLVGISRKSMVGAVLDDAPVGDRVWGSVGAAVVAVERGADIVRVHDVKETREALLGAGLLREQSA
- a CDS encoding NADH-quinone oxidoreductase subunit B, with product MGIEGLLEEGVVTTTADKLINWARTGSMWPMTFGLACCAVEMMHSAAARYDLDRFGMIFRPSPRQSDVMIVAGTLVNKMAPALRKVYDQMSEPRWVISMGSCANGGGYYHYSYSVVRGCDRIVPVDIYVPGCPPTAEALFYGILQLHDKIRRTNTIAR
- a CDS encoding NADH-quinone oxidoreductase subunit A, whose product is MLENYLPVLMFIVIGLAVGVGPIAIGFLLGEHRPDREKNSPYECGFEPFEDSRMKFDVRFYLVAILFIIFDLEIAFLFPWAIVLDKIGVVGLVAMGIFLTILVIGFIYEWKKGALEWE
- a CDS encoding NADH-quinone oxidoreductase subunit D, with amino-acid sequence MSESATEIKNFTLNFGPQHPAAHGVLRLILEMDGETIERADPHIGLLHRATEKLAEKRMYNQSIPYMDRLDYVSMMCNEHAYVMTIEKMLQLEVPERAQYIRVMFDEITRILNHLMWLGTHALDVGAMTVFLYCFREREDLMDLYEAVSGARMHAAYYRPGGVYRDLPDEMPKHKPNRWRSDKDLERQNIGRDGSVLDFIENFTERFPKLVDEYETLLTDNRIWKQRTVDIGIIPPDLARQLGFTGPMIRGSGIPWDLRRKEPYEVYDRLDFEIPVGVNGDSYDRYLVRMEEMRQSNRIIKQCVDWLKSNSGPVMAADQKVAPPPRAEMKEGMESLIHHFKYFTEGYTIPKGEAYAAVEHPKGEFGTYILSDGANKPYRLKIRAPGFAHLAAMEDMVKGHMLADVVTVIGTMDVVFGEIDR
- a CDS encoding triose-phosphate isomerase translates to MRQPIIAGNWKMNGSLESIRALVAGLKSGIGEVNVAEMAVCPPAAYLAEVSALVAGTDIALGGQDLSNAASGAYTGEVAGSMLNDFNCKYVIVGHSERRNIRGESDELVAEKFKAAQDAGITPILCVGELLEEREEGVTEAVCARQIDAVINAYGVAALENSIIAYEPVWAIGTGKTASPEQAQEVHAFIRAHVGKQDQAVADGLRIQYGGSMNAGNAADLLAQPDIDGGLIGGASLKAEDFLAIGRAAG
- the secG gene encoding preprotein translocase subunit SecG; the encoded protein is MQTILLLVHVFAAVAMVGLILIQQGKGADAGAAFGSGASATVFGSEGSASFMTRLTAGLATIFFITSLSLAYFSGNKEEVATSVVDRLQPVEERGGQVPVEEKILEQLTEQGAGPSGGIPVPEEK
- the glmM gene encoding phosphoglucosamine mutase: MSRTYFGTDGIRGKVGEPPITPDFAMRLGYAAGKVLSREKHGMVLIGKDTRISGYMFESALQAGFSAAGVDVGLLGPMPTPAVAYLTRTLRALAGVVISASHNPFYDNGFKFFSAEGKKLPDSWEHEVEALLQKPMNTVESSNLGKARRVDDAPGRYIEFCKGTVPAGFSLQGLKLVVDCANGATYATAPHVFTELGAEVVVIGNTPDGLNINHEVGSTSPGVMVDMVKKHGADLGVGLDGDGDRCIMVDSGGKIIDGDLLLYIIARSRQRQNALSGPVVGTLMTNLGVEHAYASHNIQFMRAAVGDRYVLEMLDANGGVIGGESSGHLICLDRTTTGDGVVSALQVLFEMVERGKTMAELTADVALYPQKMINVPLQQRGVADSEVIQQAVGSAEERLGDRGRILLRPSGTEPLVRVMVEGKDEAEVTAMAEELAEVVRQQVGS
- the nuoE gene encoding NADH-quinone oxidoreductase subunit NuoE; the protein is MGMTISEAARADIDRWIEKYPEEQKQSAVMAALRIVQDENSGSLTTEMMDEVAEYLDMPPINVYEVATFYSMYEHKPVGKHKLCVCTNISCMLRNSKGVVDHLEEKLGIGFGEVTEDGVFSLKEVECLGACVNAPVMQVGEHYHEHLNPEKIDSLLDELRQES
- a CDS encoding NADH-quinone oxidoreductase subunit C, with the translated sequence MALTDDTLQERIEERFEDMELSFSDELGELTVEVSASDYLAFCGALQERAHFQLDQLIDLCGVDYSEYGKEAGEVWTGRRYAVVLHLLSTRLNERLRVRVFAEDDEFPIVPSVIDIWKSVNWYEREAFDLFGIVFDGHPDLRRILTDYGFIGHPFRKDFPMVGNVEMRYDDLQKRVVYEPVSIEERVNTPRVVRKDNRYV
- the nuoF gene encoding NADH-quinone oxidoreductase subunit NuoF; protein product: MANQVCFRNNHLENSWTLAAYQSSGGYEVVKKILGEKTSPEELIEEIKLSALRGRGGAGFPTGLKWSFMPRSAPGQKYIVCNSDEGEPGTCKDRDILRYNPHQLIEGMIIAGYCIGASAGYNYIRGEFWEPYSRFEGALEEARAAGLLGDNILGSGFDFQLHSHLGAGAYVCGEETALLNSIEGKKGQPRFKPPFPAGFGLYGRPTTINNTESLASIPVILSKGGQWFLDQGLPNAGGEKLFSVSGHVNRPGNYEVPMGTPFSELLEMAGGVRDGHQLKAVIPGGSSTPVVPGEQMMEINMDYDSIASAGSMLGAGSVIVMDETTCMPRVLARLAYFYYEESCGQCTPCREGTGWLSRVTQRIEDGSGAQEDIDLLDSVAGNIEGNTICALGDAAAMPVRSFLKHYRDEFQHHIDHKQCMVTSDW